From uncultured Pseudodesulfovibrio sp.:
CGACCCGTCTGAATACACCATCAAGGATCGTGAAAAGTTCAAGGACGATCTGCGCGCGAAGATGAGCGCGGCATACAAGGAACTGTTGGCGCAAGGATAGATTATGGGAGACGTACCGACTACCACACCTGCACCCGCTCTGAGTTTATATCCTCTTGGGGGGCTTGGTGAAATTGGCATGAACTGCATGCTATATAGGACGCAATCATCCATGGTTATGGTAGATTGTGGCCTTATGTTTCCCGAAGATTATCATTTTGGCGTAGACGTGGTTATTCCTTGTTTCGACTACGTGCTCAAGAATAAACGTATTTTGCATGGTATCGTGTTGACTCATGGCCATGAGGATCACATCGGCGCACTGCCGTGGTTGCTTCAGAACGTGGACGTGCCTGTTTACGGTTCCGAATTTACTCTTGGTCTGGTCGAGAATAAACTCAAGGAACATGATCTGGATCGTTGGGCGGACCTGCGACCTGTCAGACCTTATGATCGTGTTTTGTTGGGTGATTTTCGATTCAATTTTATTCCGGTCTGTCATTCCATCATTGAAGGATTCGGGTTGGGTATTGAGACTCCAGTCGGGCGGGTTGTCCATACCGGTGATTTCAAGATCGACCGGAATCCTTTAGGTGGGCATGCGACAGACTTGGCGGCATTCCGTAAGTTCTCCGAAGATGGCGTTCTTCTTATGTTGTCAGACTCCACCAACGTGGAGACCGAAGGATTTGCCCTGACAGAGCGTGAGATTAAGGTTTCGTTGCGCGAAATTTTTTCCAAGGCCAAAGGGCGCATTCTTGTTTCGCTTTTTTCCAGCCATATTCAACGAATGCAGGAAGTTTTTGATCTGGCAGACGCAGAGGGCCGCAAGGTGGCTGTCTCTGGCAAGTCATTGCATCGTAATATCGAATTGGCGCGAGATCTGGGATATCTGAAGGTCCCTAAACGGACGCTTATAGATTTGGATCGTCTTGATGAGTACGGCGATTCTGAACTTGTATTGCTCGTTACCGGGTCGCAGGGGGAACCGCTGGCCGCACTTTCCCGTATGGCCATGGGGGAACATCGTCAGTTGTCTGTGAAGCCTGATGATCTTGTGGTTCTTTCTTCTCGATTTATCCCGGGCAATGTCAAGGCGATCAATCGGGTTATCAATAATTTGTACCGACTTGGAGCCGAGGTCCTGTATGAGAAGATGCACGGTATCCATGCATCGGGCCATGCGCATGCCGGTGAGTTGACCCTTATGCTGGAGACTGTACGGCCTGAATACTTTATCCCTGTGCATGGCGAATATCGTCATTTGGTCAAACATCGTCGGTTGGCCGTGGAATGTGGCGTGACGGATGAGAAGTCCATGGTCGTGGAAAACGGCCAGCCTTTGACGTTCTTTGAAGATGGTTCAATGGTATTTGAACCTCGGATATCAGCTGAGAAAATTTTAGTGGACGGCAAGGGCGTTGGCGACGTGGGGCAGAGTGTACTCAAGGAGCGTCAACTTCTGGCCGGAGAAGGCATGGTTATTGTGGTGATGGTGGTGGATGAAGCCACCGGTGAAATTTCCATGGGGCCGGATATTATGAGTAAGGGGTTTGTGTTCGAGCAACAGTATATGCACCTTCTTGAGGACGCCAAGTGTATCATTTTTGATGTGCATGAAAATATTGCTCCGGGGGATACAGCCAAGCTCAAGGAACGTATCCGTTCCGCCCTGCGTCGTTTCTTCAGAAAGGTTCTGGGTCGTGATCCAGTCGTGGTGCCGTTGGTCATTTCCATATAGGTGTCTGGACTTTAAGCCTATGTTGCGCTAGTTATTCCGACACGATGAGAAAAATCTTTTTTTGTGAGGATAAATGAGATGAAGAAAATCATGTGTGCATTGATGGTGGTAACCATGACGTTCATGCTGGCTGCGTGTGGAGCGCAGAAGAATGATCTCGATGCCGGGTATGCCCTTATCAAGAAAGGCGATTGCGCTGGTGCCGAGATGTATCTGGATTCGACCATAGCCGCCCCGGATCACCTTATGGATTTGGCGTATGCCTATTTCCTCAAGGGGCAGTGCGCGGAAAAAGTCGGTGATGCTGCAACAGCATATGAAAATTTTTATGCATCAAAGGTCGTGACCTGTTATGCTGTGAGTGAAGAAATTCATGTTAATTTGAATACATACGGACGTAGTGAGTTTTGCGAACGAATCATTCCGGCCCGATTGGCAAAGCTGGAACCGGAAGTTGGGGATAAAGCCAAGATCGAAGCCATTGTGGACAAGGTGGACGGGATCTTGACGACTCGCTATCTACAACGATTTCAGAAACGACTTAATTAGCTATCATGAACGCCTCGGACTTTCCGGGGCGTTTTTCTTTGTGAACGGTGAACACAGGGAGTGACTATGCCATTGAAGGATTACACCGAAATTGTTGAACGGCTTCAGCAGACATTGGGCAAGGGGTTTACGGAAGAACCGTGGATGCTGAATATGCCGGGCAAGTCCATTGCCTGTAAAATCGATCAACATTATTACCTCGCAGTCATGCCCGCTTTTCTTGAAACCTTGGGCCGACAGGGTGGCATGTTCCCGGACCAGGTCCTTGAAGCGCTCGTCAAAACCGGAAATCTTGTCACCAAAGCCCCAGACCGCAATCCGCTTTTGCCTTTAACTGTGTCTTGGGGTGGTAGAGGCGTTACCATCAAAGGGGCATTCGTTGACGCAGATTTTATCGATCGTGCTGTCAAAACCTACGGTGGTTATTCCTCCATCCTGACCGTTTCCGATCTTAAAATAAGTGAAGAAGACAAACCGCGCATTGAGGAATTTTTCACTGACAAAACACCACCACAAGCCCTTGCCTATTATTAACGACATTTTGAACGCTACCTTCGATTCAAAAAACGAAAAACTCTCCAACATCACAGCGTGCGTTGGGGAGTTTTTCGTTTTTTTGATTCCTATGGAATTCAGGGCCAGAACAAAGCCTTGGTCTTCCCGAAAAGGGCTCGCGAGGTTTATACGTCGCTGAACTGTTTCTCCAACATGATAGCTAAAATGGTTTTGTCGGTTTGGATCATGCCGTCCACGGCCAATGTGCCTACGTTGCGCATGGTGTCCTCGGGCGATTGGCCTATGATGCCGTCCGTGTGGTGCACGTTGACACCTTGGAGTGAGAATAATGCGGCTTGGACAGCGGTGCCAGCGGCCGTGGCGAGTTTGAGTGCACACCCGGTTTTGGCTCCGTCACAGATGATGCCTGCTAAGTCTTCAAGGAGATTTTTGATAGCCCCGGCAATATGCTTAGCGTCTCCGCCGAGAAGGAAGGTGATGCCAGCGGTCGCTCCGGCTCCTGCGGCTACTGAACAGCCGCAGATGGCGGACAATCGGCCAGTATGTGCTTTGACGTAGGCCGTGACGATATGAGACAGGGCTATGGCTTCCAGTACTGATTTGGTCTCGATATCGTCTACATAATCCTTAATGGCCCAGATGGGCAGGATGGCAGTCAGGCCGTGGTTGCCGGACCCGGCAGAACTCATGGCGGGCAAGGGAGCACCGGACATGCGGGCGTCAGCAGCCCCGGAAGCGAGAATTCGTGCAGCCAGCATCATGTCTTTTTTGATGAGTCCCTGACGCACAAGACGTTCCAGAGTTTTGCCTACACCGAGACCAAGACCATACTTGAGGCCTTGTTCGGCTAGACGCATGTTGACGTCCACGCCTTCCTGAAGAAAAGTGAAATCGTCATCATCCAGCTGATCGGTCAAAGCAATGAGGTCATTGAGAGACAGACCCTTGAGCCATTTTTCCATGGCGGCCACGGGCGATGGAGTGCCTTCGGGACGAACTTCGATGAGTGGGCTTTCAACAGGATTGCCATTGAGGGTTAACAACGTGATATTGTCGTGCAATCCTTCAATGACGGATTCGGCAACGTCGCTGCCGGATATCGCTTTGGTGCGAATAAGTAACCCCTGCTGATCTTTGAGCAGGGTGACGGTTACCTTGTTGTCGGCAATGGCTTTTTTTGCACCGGCCACGAATTCGTCGTTGATCGGTTGCAGCACTTCCAAACGCAAAGCAGGGTCGCCGCCGACAGCACCGAGAGCCGCTGCCATATCCAGGCCGGAAAGACCTTTGGCTCCCGGGATTAAAACGGCCAGACCGTTTTTATATACATTGGGGTCCACGGCGATTTCGAGGGAATCAAAATCCTTGGACGGAAGCAGGGACATAGCAGAGGCCGCGCCAAGAGCAATGGCGACCGGCTCGGTACAGCCAAGGGCTGGCGCGACTTGAATGCTGAGAACGTCTTTAACCGTGAATTTCATGACTTCTACTTTTTTACAGTGCTTTTGGGACAGGTGTCGCTCATGTAGCAGACTTCACATCCACCTGCATATGGGTATGGAGTGAGGACAGCATATTTGCGATTGACCGTGCCTTCATCATTCCAGGTCAGACCAAGTTCCTTGAATGCGCCGAGAACGCCTTCGCCCGGACGGGGCAACGGGGCACATTTGCCGGTCTGTAATTCGGGGATGAATCCTTGAGCGGAACTCATGACCATGGTGATAGCCAGTGCATGAAAGAGCAGGCCGTGAGTGGGGGAGTCCTGCCAGATTCCTTCGATGTTATCTTCCACAGCTTCGTCGAGAAAGATGAGAATGAATTTGCCTTCCCCTTCGGAGTTGGACAATTCGTACGCTTTGAGGCTTTCTGCGGCCCATTTGTCCCAGAAGGTTTCGAAGTCTTCAAGAATGTCACCTTCGATGCGGGTTTCTCCAGCCACTTCCATGAAATACATCATGTCGAATTCCGGCTGTGGGGTCAGGGGCGTTATGTCGAATTTGGGCATGTATCTTTCTCCTGAAAGTGTGTCATTGTTGCGAGGAGGCTCTGATTACCTCTTTTCTTGATTCCTCTCAAGTTTTACGACTATGCGTTGCACTTGGGAGGCAAGTCAGGTTATATATCAATCAACTTGAAGTATATACGGCGCATGCTTTGTCAACACCTCATGATAACGCGAACACTGGAGACTTAATGCCTGCAGAACGAGGTGAACCGCTCTTTCAGAAATTGAAAAGACCGAATATCAGGTATCTTCTTCTCGCCATACTTATTGGCGTGCTCGCCGGGTACGGCGCAGTCCTTTTTAAGTTCGTCCTCAAATTCATGCAATGGGTGTTTTATCAGGACACCAATGATTTCATGACCTTTGCGAAGACCATTCCAGTTTGGGTGAAAATTGTCATGCCTGCCGCTGGTGGCCTCGTCGTCGGACTTGTCGTCACTAATTTTGCCGCAGAGGCAAAGGGGCACGGTGTCCCTGAAGTTATGCAGGCCATTGCTCTTCGAGGTGGGCGGATTCGAAAACGGGTCGCAGCGGCCAAGATATTTGCTTCAGCCGTGACCATTGGTTCAGGTGGTTCCGTGGGCCGAGAAGGTCCTATGGTACAGATAGGTGCATCCATCGGGTCTTCGATTGGTCAGATGTTCAAGACACCCAGTGTGCATATGAAAACAATGGTTGGGTGTGGTGCGGCAGCAGGTATCGCAGCAACCTTCAACGCGCCCATTGCTGGTGTGTTGTTCGCTCTTGAGATTATCATTGGCGATTTCGGGGTCATGCAGTTTTCTCCGGTGGTTTTGTCGTCGGTCACAGCCACAGCCATCTCCAGATATTATTTTGGTGATTTCCCTCATTTTGACATTCCGGAATATTCCATTGTCACTTTGTGGGAATATTTGTTTTATCCCGTGCTCGGTGTTGTTTCGGGGCTTGTCGGTTTGTCGTTTACCAAAATCTTATATTGGTTCGAGGATGGATTTGACGCCATGTCCATTCCCGAATGGATCAAACCCGCTATCGGTGGAGCATTGCTCGGCGGTGTTTTTGCCGTATTTCCGCAGGTTTTTGGCGTGGGATATGGGGCCATGAATATGGCTCTGGTCAATCAAATGGAATTTCAACTGCTGTTTGTGTTGATTTTCGTGAAGATATTGGCCTCATCAATCACATTGGGGTCCGGCGGGTCGGGTGGTATTTTCGCTCCTTCATTGTTTCTTGGGTGTATGACCGGCGGGGCCTTTGGATTTGTGGTTCATTTCCTGTTTCCTGCACATACGGCCATGCCCGGCGCGTACGCTCTTGTTGCCATGGGCGGCGTTGTGGCGGGAACAACCTATGCGCCTATTACCGCTATTTTGATTATTTTTGAAATGACCTCGGATTATTCGATTATCCTCCCACTTATGCTGACCTGCATTACGGCCACAGT
This genomic window contains:
- a CDS encoding ribonuclease J, with the translated sequence MGDVPTTTPAPALSLYPLGGLGEIGMNCMLYRTQSSMVMVDCGLMFPEDYHFGVDVVIPCFDYVLKNKRILHGIVLTHGHEDHIGALPWLLQNVDVPVYGSEFTLGLVENKLKEHDLDRWADLRPVRPYDRVLLGDFRFNFIPVCHSIIEGFGLGIETPVGRVVHTGDFKIDRNPLGGHATDLAAFRKFSEDGVLLMLSDSTNVETEGFALTEREIKVSLREIFSKAKGRILVSLFSSHIQRMQEVFDLADAEGRKVAVSGKSLHRNIELARDLGYLKVPKRTLIDLDRLDEYGDSELVLLVTGSQGEPLAALSRMAMGEHRQLSVKPDDLVVLSSRFIPGNVKAINRVINNLYRLGAEVLYEKMHGIHASGHAHAGELTLMLETVRPEYFIPVHGEYRHLVKHRRLAVECGVTDEKSMVVENGQPLTFFEDGSMVFEPRISAEKILVDGKGVGDVGQSVLKERQLLAGEGMVIVVMVVDEATGEISMGPDIMSKGFVFEQQYMHLLEDAKCIIFDVHENIAPGDTAKLKERIRSALRRFFRKVLGRDPVVVPLVISI
- a CDS encoding L-serine ammonia-lyase, iron-sulfur-dependent, subunit alpha encodes the protein MKFTVKDVLSIQVAPALGCTEPVAIALGAASAMSLLPSKDFDSLEIAVDPNVYKNGLAVLIPGAKGLSGLDMAAALGAVGGDPALRLEVLQPINDEFVAGAKKAIADNKVTVTLLKDQQGLLIRTKAISGSDVAESVIEGLHDNITLLTLNGNPVESPLIEVRPEGTPSPVAAMEKWLKGLSLNDLIALTDQLDDDDFTFLQEGVDVNMRLAEQGLKYGLGLGVGKTLERLVRQGLIKKDMMLAARILASGAADARMSGAPLPAMSSAGSGNHGLTAILPIWAIKDYVDDIETKSVLEAIALSHIVTAYVKAHTGRLSAICGCSVAAGAGATAGITFLLGGDAKHIAGAIKNLLEDLAGIICDGAKTGCALKLATAAGTAVQAALFSLQGVNVHHTDGIIGQSPEDTMRNVGTLAVDGMIQTDKTILAIMLEKQFSDV
- a CDS encoding chloride channel protein; this translates as MPAERGEPLFQKLKRPNIRYLLLAILIGVLAGYGAVLFKFVLKFMQWVFYQDTNDFMTFAKTIPVWVKIVMPAAGGLVVGLVVTNFAAEAKGHGVPEVMQAIALRGGRIRKRVAAAKIFASAVTIGSGGSVGREGPMVQIGASIGSSIGQMFKTPSVHMKTMVGCGAAAGIAATFNAPIAGVLFALEIIIGDFGVMQFSPVVLSSVTATAISRYYFGDFPHFDIPEYSIVTLWEYLFYPVLGVVSGLVGLSFTKILYWFEDGFDAMSIPEWIKPAIGGALLGGVFAVFPQVFGVGYGAMNMALVNQMEFQLLFVLIFVKILASSITLGSGGSGGIFAPSLFLGCMTGGAFGFVVHFLFPAHTAMPGAYALVAMGGVVAGTTYAPITAILIIFEMTSDYSIILPLMLTCITATVMNSTIERASIYTTKLLRRGIDIEAGRERHLLDHIVVKEVMTHEFVTIPASAPLSQIIWTFKTENAPYLHVVDGEGRLTGIISFRDIRTVLNEEGLLELVIAHDLATRDLVTVTTDDTLQEALDKITDRGVSQVPVLTSGREQKLAGTLTESAINGAYNSAIVKAELAGGR